From one Variovorax sp. PBL-H6 genomic stretch:
- a CDS encoding ABC transporter substrate-binding protein: MRFRYAATVFAAAALLAGTAVHADQLDDIRKKGQLVVGVLGTDEPATFIDPKTREIIGYEVDLVNAIAKKIGVKPVLKQIAVAARIPELQQGHVDLIAAGLTHNKERESQIDFSLTTFVTGQKAIVKKDSGITEVPQLSGKKVLTIRGGTQEPNIKKAVPGAEVVTFDTSQQAFQALQQGKGVGYVDDEAALLNSYAKLGPQKAQYVLLKQNLSTEALAIGIRKGETGLKKVVDDTLRELEKSGEAEKIFFKWYGPKTKSGFETRSFKIETDKIDS, translated from the coding sequence ATGCGCTTTCGCTACGCCGCCACCGTCTTCGCCGCAGCCGCCCTGCTGGCCGGCACCGCGGTCCATGCCGACCAGCTGGACGACATCAGGAAGAAGGGCCAACTGGTCGTCGGCGTGCTCGGCACCGACGAGCCCGCCACCTTCATCGACCCGAAGACGCGCGAGATCATCGGCTACGAAGTCGACCTGGTGAACGCCATTGCAAAGAAGATCGGCGTCAAGCCTGTGCTGAAGCAGATCGCGGTGGCCGCGCGCATTCCCGAGCTCCAGCAAGGCCATGTGGACCTGATCGCAGCGGGCCTTACGCACAACAAGGAGCGCGAGTCGCAGATCGATTTCTCGCTCACCACCTTCGTGACCGGCCAGAAGGCCATCGTCAAGAAGGACAGCGGCATCACCGAAGTGCCGCAGCTCTCGGGCAAGAAGGTCCTGACCATCCGCGGCGGCACGCAGGAGCCCAACATCAAGAAGGCCGTGCCCGGCGCCGAGGTCGTGACCTTCGACACCAGCCAGCAGGCCTTCCAGGCACTGCAACAGGGCAAGGGCGTGGGCTACGTGGACGACGAGGCCGCGCTGCTCAACAGCTATGCCAAGCTGGGCCCTCAGAAGGCGCAGTACGTGTTGCTCAAGCAGAACCTCAGCACCGAGGCACTCGCCATCGGCATCAGGAAGGGCGAGACCGGCCTCAAGAAGGTGGTGGACGACACCCTGCGCGAGCTCGAGAAATCCGGCGAGGCCGAAAAGATCTTCTTCAAGTGGTACGGACCGAAGACCAAGTCGGGCTTCGAGACCCGCAGCTTCAAGATCGAGACCGACAAGATCGACAGCTGA
- a CDS encoding group II truncated hemoglobin, with the protein MQIQEKPPFDTLYEWIGGEEKVHALVERFYDLMELEPAYTQLRAVHGPSLDNARQRLFWFLCGWLGGPQHYTDRFGHPMLRARHLPQSIGGHSIGIKERDQWLACMDQAMGEVGVDEKLRERLRASFFQTADWMRNSAG; encoded by the coding sequence ATGCAAATCCAGGAAAAGCCCCCCTTCGACACCCTCTACGAGTGGATCGGCGGCGAGGAGAAAGTCCATGCGCTGGTCGAGCGCTTCTACGACCTGATGGAGCTGGAGCCTGCCTACACGCAGCTGCGCGCGGTGCACGGCCCGTCGCTCGACAACGCGCGCCAGCGGCTGTTCTGGTTTCTTTGTGGCTGGCTGGGCGGGCCGCAGCACTACACCGATCGCTTCGGGCACCCGATGCTGCGGGCACGGCACCTGCCGCAGAGCATCGGCGGGCACTCCATCGGCATCAAGGAGCGCGACCAGTGGCTCGCGTGCATGGACCAGGCGATGGGTGAGGTGGGCGTCGACGAGAAACTGCGCGAGCGACTGCGCGCCTCGTTCTTCCAGACGGCGGACTGGATGAGGAATTCGGCTGGCTGA
- a CDS encoding Smr/MutS family protein has protein sequence MPSKPKALKSLAELKGVQKTLAEQREREAAEAAARAAAEKKRAADQNLFSRAIGATRPLRPRPTVPLAPEPPPPIAVQQQLDEQRVLHEAISDEFDATTLLDIDDALSFRRPGIGVDVTRKLRKGGWTLQGEIDLHGLRRDEAREALAAFLRDATRRGWRCVRVVHGKGLGSPGKTPVLKGKVQSWLMQKDEVLAFVQARADEGGAGAVVVLLRPARVAAGMP, from the coding sequence ATGCCAAGCAAACCCAAAGCCCTCAAGAGCCTCGCCGAGCTCAAAGGCGTGCAGAAGACCCTGGCCGAGCAGCGCGAGCGCGAAGCCGCCGAAGCAGCCGCACGCGCGGCCGCCGAGAAGAAGCGCGCCGCCGATCAGAACCTGTTCTCGCGCGCCATCGGCGCTACGCGGCCGCTGCGCCCGCGGCCCACCGTGCCGCTGGCGCCCGAGCCGCCGCCACCGATCGCGGTGCAGCAACAACTCGACGAGCAGCGCGTGCTGCACGAAGCAATCAGCGACGAGTTCGACGCGACGACGCTGCTGGACATCGACGACGCGCTGAGCTTCCGCAGGCCCGGCATCGGGGTGGATGTCACCCGCAAGTTGCGCAAGGGCGGCTGGACCCTCCAGGGCGAGATCGACCTGCACGGGCTGCGCCGCGACGAGGCGCGCGAAGCGCTTGCCGCCTTCCTGCGCGATGCGACGCGGCGCGGCTGGCGCTGCGTGCGCGTGGTGCACGGCAAGGGGTTGGGCTCGCCCGGCAAGACGCCGGTGCTCAAGGGCAAGGTGCAGAGCTGGCTGATGCAGAAGGACGAAGTGCTTGCCTTCGTGCAGGCGCGGGCCGACGAAGGCGGAGCGGGCGCGGTGGTGGTCTTGCTGCGGCCTGCGCGAGTTGCTGCAGGCATGCCTTGA
- the radC gene encoding RadC family protein, translated as MSFTDLPLEARPREKLMLKGPGALADAELLALLLRTGIPGKNVLQFAQELLDSFGGLSGLLHAGLDDLKRIKGLGGSAKRGNLAAVLELARRTMAQRLKDRELFESPEAVKHYVQLHLAAKPHEVFAALFLDAQLRLIALEELFRGTLTQTSVYPREVVMRALHHHAAAVILAHNHPSGCVEPSRADEALTHTLRAALALVDVRVLDHVIVAPGQALSMASRGLV; from the coding sequence ATGTCTTTCACCGATCTTCCCCTCGAAGCGCGTCCGCGCGAAAAGCTCATGCTCAAGGGGCCCGGCGCGCTCGCCGACGCCGAGCTGCTCGCGCTGCTGCTGCGCACCGGCATCCCCGGCAAGAACGTGCTGCAGTTCGCGCAGGAGCTGCTCGACAGCTTCGGCGGGCTGAGCGGCCTGCTCCATGCCGGGCTCGACGACCTGAAGCGCATCAAGGGCCTGGGCGGCAGCGCGAAGCGCGGCAACCTGGCCGCCGTGCTCGAGCTCGCGCGGCGCACCATGGCGCAGCGCCTGAAAGACCGGGAGCTGTTCGAATCGCCAGAAGCCGTCAAGCACTATGTGCAGTTGCACCTGGCGGCCAAGCCGCACGAAGTCTTCGCAGCGCTCTTCCTCGACGCGCAGCTTCGCCTGATTGCCCTGGAAGAGCTTTTCCGCGGCACCCTGACGCAGACCAGCGTGTACCCGCGCGAGGTGGTGATGCGCGCCCTGCACCACCATGCCGCGGCCGTGATCCTGGCGCACAACCATCCGAGTGGCTGCGTCGAGCCCTCGCGCGCCGACGAGGCGCTGACACACACGCTTCGGGCCGCGCTGGCACTGGTCGACGTGCGGGTGCTGGACCACGTGATCGTGGCCCCGGGGCAGGCCTTGTCGATGGCCTCGCGCGGCTTGGTCTGA
- a CDS encoding FKBP-type peptidyl-prolyl cis-trans isomerase: MSPTLTGPIVAPGSFLTLHYRLAGPAGDIINTFGDKPATLSLGTGELSPAVEQRLIGLPEGTHATFELTAGEAFGERNPEMQQWVARKLLAQMGDPDEQYAVGDVVQFPTPDGSGSYAGAVVEANETAVRFDFNHPLAGQPVSFEVQLIGVL; encoded by the coding sequence GTGTCTCCCACTCTCACAGGCCCCATCGTGGCGCCCGGCTCCTTCCTCACGCTGCACTACCGGCTGGCCGGCCCGGCGGGCGACATCATCAATACGTTCGGTGACAAGCCGGCCACGCTCTCGCTGGGTACCGGCGAGCTCTCGCCGGCCGTCGAGCAGCGGCTGATCGGCCTGCCCGAGGGCACGCACGCGACCTTCGAGCTCACTGCCGGCGAGGCTTTCGGCGAGCGCAATCCCGAGATGCAGCAGTGGGTGGCGCGCAAGCTGCTCGCGCAGATGGGCGACCCGGACGAGCAGTACGCCGTGGGTGACGTGGTGCAGTTCCCCACGCCCGACGGCAGCGGCAGCTATGCCGGCGCGGTGGTCGAAGCCAACGAAACGGCGGTGCGCTTCGACTTCAACCATCCGCTCGCTGGGCAGCCGGTGAGCTTCGAAGTGCAATTGATCGGCGTGCTCTGA
- the ispH gene encoding 4-hydroxy-3-methylbut-2-enyl diphosphate reductase, whose product MAVQEVILAEPRGFCAGVDRAIEIVERALAKFGAPIYVRHEIVHNTYVVNELKAKGAIFIEDLAEVPPGATLVFSAHGVSKAVQTEARARGFEIFDATCPLVTKVHVEVAKLAKEGYEFIMIGHKGHPEVEGTMGQLSGGIHLVEDVADVARVQPAQSEKLAVVTQTTLSVDDAAEISAAVRARFPKVREPKQQDICYATQNRQDAVKLLSPQVDIVIVVGSPTSSNSNRLRELAQRLGTEAYMVDSADELQPAWFEGKVRVGLTAGASAPEVLVREVIERVRSLGAVSVRKMNGIEETLKFPLPKGLKLDDMPAPGHIS is encoded by the coding sequence ATGGCAGTGCAGGAAGTCATCCTTGCCGAGCCGCGCGGCTTCTGCGCCGGCGTCGACCGTGCTATCGAGATCGTCGAGCGCGCCCTCGCCAAGTTCGGCGCGCCGATCTATGTGCGCCACGAGATCGTGCACAACACCTATGTGGTCAACGAGCTCAAGGCCAAGGGCGCCATCTTCATCGAGGACCTGGCCGAGGTGCCACCCGGCGCGACGCTGGTGTTCAGCGCCCACGGCGTGAGCAAGGCGGTGCAGACCGAGGCGCGGGCACGCGGCTTCGAGATCTTCGACGCCACCTGCCCGCTGGTGACCAAAGTGCACGTGGAGGTCGCCAAGCTGGCGAAAGAAGGCTACGAGTTCATCATGATCGGCCACAAGGGGCATCCCGAGGTCGAGGGCACGATGGGGCAGCTGTCCGGCGGCATTCACCTGGTGGAGGACGTTGCGGACGTGGCGCGCGTCCAGCCGGCGCAGTCCGAGAAGCTGGCAGTGGTCACGCAGACCACGCTCTCGGTGGACGATGCAGCGGAAATTTCTGCAGCGGTGCGGGCGCGCTTCCCGAAGGTCCGCGAGCCCAAGCAGCAAGACATCTGCTATGCCACGCAGAATCGGCAGGACGCGGTCAAGCTCCTGAGCCCGCAGGTCGATATCGTGATCGTGGTCGGCAGCCCGACCAGCTCCAACAGCAACCGCCTGCGCGAGCTGGCACAGCGCCTGGGCACCGAGGCCTACATGGTCGATTCGGCCGACGAGTTGCAGCCCGCGTGGTTCGAGGGCAAGGTCCGCGTGGGCCTGACGGCCGGCGCCTCGGCGCCCGAGGTGCTGGTGCGCGAGGTGATCGAGCGCGTCAGGTCGCTCGGCGCAGTGTCGGTGCGCAAGATGAACGGCATCGAGGAGACCCTCAAGTTCCCGCTGCCCAAGGGCCTGAAGCTCGACGACATGCCCGCACCGGGGCATATCTCGTGA
- a CDS encoding threonine/serine dehydratase, whose protein sequence is MDWRRDIEAAAARIQEHAPSFLRRTPLWKLPGSALGIEVPGVELWLKLEHLQAGGSFKARGMMNRLLANEIPASGAIVASGGNAGIATAAAAQALGVHCEVFLPIVSPEAKRAKLRALGATVVVGGEVYADALAACLERQRESGALLTHAYDQAEVVAGAGTLGREIEEEGGLPDAVLVSVGGGGLIGGLAAWFEQRSRVVALEPERAPTLFRAREAGEPVDVDVGGVAADSLGARRIGAFAWDITQCQVRDALLLPDESIRAAQLWLWKELKLAVEPAAALPLAALHTGAYAPRQGEKICLIVCGANVDPASLA, encoded by the coding sequence ATCGACTGGCGTCGCGACATCGAGGCCGCCGCCGCCCGCATCCAGGAACACGCCCCGAGTTTCCTGCGCCGGACGCCGCTATGGAAGTTGCCGGGCAGCGCGCTCGGCATCGAGGTACCGGGCGTCGAGCTCTGGCTCAAGCTCGAGCATCTGCAGGCCGGGGGCAGCTTCAAGGCGCGCGGCATGATGAACCGGCTGCTCGCCAACGAGATTCCCGCCAGCGGCGCCATTGTGGCCTCCGGCGGCAACGCCGGCATCGCTACCGCCGCGGCTGCGCAGGCGCTGGGCGTGCATTGCGAGGTCTTCCTTCCCATCGTGTCGCCGGAAGCCAAGCGCGCAAAGCTGCGCGCGCTCGGTGCCACGGTGGTGGTGGGCGGCGAGGTGTATGCCGACGCCCTGGCCGCATGCCTGGAGCGTCAGCGCGAGAGCGGCGCGTTGCTGACGCATGCCTACGACCAGGCCGAAGTGGTGGCCGGCGCCGGCACGCTGGGCCGTGAGATCGAGGAAGAGGGCGGCCTTCCCGACGCGGTGCTGGTCAGCGTGGGCGGCGGCGGCCTGATCGGCGGGCTTGCAGCCTGGTTCGAGCAGCGCAGCCGCGTGGTGGCGCTCGAACCCGAGCGCGCGCCCACGCTGTTTCGTGCGCGCGAGGCGGGCGAGCCCGTGGATGTGGACGTGGGCGGCGTGGCGGCCGATTCGCTGGGGGCGCGCCGCATCGGCGCCTTCGCGTGGGACATCACGCAATGCCAGGTGCGCGACGCCCTGCTGCTGCCCGACGAGTCGATTCGCGCCGCGCAGCTGTGGCTGTGGAAGGAGCTCAAGCTGGCCGTCGAGCCGGCCGCGGCGCTGCCGCTGGCCGCGCTGCATACAGGCGCCTATGCGCCGCGCCAAGGCGAGAAGATCTGCCTGATCGTCTGCGGCGCGAACGTGGACCCGGCGAGCCTGGCCTGA
- a CDS encoding VOC family protein translates to MEAYLSFNGNAAEALAFYAKSLGGKILFSMTFGESPMGKDTPDSHKNKVMHATLEARGKQLMASDLPPGMPFNGYKGFSLSVQATDVNEGEQLFKALSEGGKVTVPYAATFWSPGFGMLEDKFGVPWMVNVAHPQT, encoded by the coding sequence ATGGAAGCCTATCTGTCATTCAACGGAAACGCGGCCGAGGCGCTGGCGTTCTATGCCAAGAGCCTGGGCGGCAAGATCCTCTTCAGCATGACCTTCGGCGAGAGCCCGATGGGCAAGGACACACCGGATTCACACAAGAACAAGGTCATGCATGCCACGCTCGAGGCGCGAGGCAAGCAGCTCATGGCGTCCGACCTGCCGCCCGGCATGCCCTTCAACGGCTACAAGGGCTTCTCGCTCTCGGTGCAGGCCACGGACGTCAACGAAGGCGAACAGCTCTTCAAGGCGCTTTCCGAGGGCGGCAAGGTCACCGTGCCCTACGCCGCAACGTTCTGGTCGCCAGGCTTTGGCATGCTCGAAGACAAGTTCGGCGTGCCGTGGATGGTCAACGTCGCGCACCCGCAGACCTGA
- the serS gene encoding serine--tRNA ligase, with translation MLDITLLRKDLSSVVARLETRKKNQTFLDVDSFSALEAERKTLQTRTEELQARRNALNKQIGPLKAKGESVDALMTEVNALKAEQESSATRLEAIQPELQALLLAVPNLPHASVPVGDDEKANHEVRRWSPKGGNGADAPALGFEARDHVDLGTPLGLDFETGVKLAGSRFTVMRGPIARLHRALSQFMLDIQTQQHGYTECYVPYVVNADTLRGTGQLPKFEGDLFAARKGGQEGEPAPDHSALYLIPTSEVPLTNFVRDEILAESQLPLRLTAHTPCFRSEAGSAGRDTRGMIRQHQFDKVEMVQVTHPEKSYEALEAMTTHAEAVLQALELPYRVVLLCTGDMGFGAAKTYDLEVWLPAQNTYREISSVSNCEAFQARRLQARFKNAQGKNELVHTLNGSGLAVGRTLVAVLENHQRPDGSIAIPAALRPYMGGLEMLRP, from the coding sequence ATGCTCGATATCACTCTGTTACGCAAGGACCTCTCGTCGGTCGTTGCCCGCCTCGAAACCCGCAAGAAAAACCAGACCTTCCTCGACGTGGACAGCTTCAGCGCACTGGAGGCCGAGCGCAAGACCCTGCAAACCCGCACCGAGGAGCTGCAGGCCCGCCGCAACGCGCTCAACAAGCAGATCGGGCCGTTGAAGGCGAAGGGCGAATCCGTCGATGCGCTGATGACCGAGGTCAATGCGCTCAAGGCCGAGCAGGAATCCTCGGCGACGCGACTCGAGGCCATCCAGCCCGAGCTGCAGGCCTTGCTGCTCGCGGTGCCGAACCTCCCGCACGCGAGCGTACCCGTGGGAGATGACGAGAAGGCGAACCATGAGGTGCGGCGCTGGAGCCCCAAGGGCGGCAACGGCGCCGATGCGCCGGCGCTCGGCTTCGAGGCGCGCGACCACGTGGACCTGGGCACCCCGCTCGGGCTCGACTTCGAGACTGGCGTCAAGCTGGCGGGGTCGCGCTTCACCGTGATGAGGGGGCCGATCGCGCGGCTGCATCGAGCGCTCTCGCAGTTCATGCTGGACATCCAGACCCAGCAGCACGGCTACACCGAGTGCTACGTGCCTTATGTGGTCAATGCCGACACGCTGCGCGGCACCGGCCAGCTGCCGAAGTTCGAAGGCGATCTGTTCGCGGCGAGGAAGGGCGGGCAGGAAGGCGAGCCCGCGCCGGACCACTCGGCGCTGTACCTCATCCCCACCAGCGAGGTGCCGCTCACGAACTTCGTGCGCGACGAGATCCTGGCCGAGTCCCAACTGCCGCTGCGACTGACTGCTCACACGCCTTGCTTCCGATCGGAGGCGGGCAGCGCCGGGCGCGACACGCGCGGCATGATCCGCCAGCACCAGTTCGACAAGGTCGAGATGGTCCAGGTCACGCATCCGGAGAAGAGCTACGAGGCGCTCGAGGCCATGACCACCCACGCCGAGGCGGTGCTCCAGGCGCTGGAGCTGCCTTACCGCGTTGTGCTGCTGTGCACTGGCGACATGGGCTTCGGCGCGGCCAAGACCTACGACCTCGAAGTCTGGCTGCCGGCGCAGAACACCTACCGCGAGATCAGCTCGGTGTCGAACTGCGAGGCCTTCCAGGCGCGGCGCCTGCAGGCCCGCTTCAAGAACGCGCAGGGCAAGAACGAGCTGGTGCATACGCTCAACGGCTCGGGCCTCGCGGTCGGCCGGACGCTGGTCGCTGTGCTGGAGAACCATCAGCGGCCGGACGGATCGATCGCAATTCCAGCGGCGCTGCGGCCCTACATGGGCGGTCTCGAAATGCTGCGGCCCTGA
- a CDS encoding response regulator — MLLATILVEDSKTIRDNLIAALLEFADVEVLATAETASEAILVAARYAERWNLMILDLFLKEGSGLTVLRAFKDRRSDQRIVVLTNYATPDIRSRCATAGASAVFDKSTELEAFFDYLSN, encoded by the coding sequence GTGTTGTTGGCCACCATTCTTGTCGAAGACAGCAAGACCATTCGCGACAACCTGATTGCTGCGTTACTGGAATTTGCCGACGTCGAAGTCCTCGCGACGGCAGAGACCGCTTCCGAAGCCATTCTCGTGGCCGCGCGCTACGCCGAGCGATGGAACCTCATGATCCTGGACCTGTTTCTCAAGGAAGGCTCCGGTTTGACCGTGTTGAGGGCTTTCAAGGATCGACGTTCGGACCAGAGGATTGTCGTGCTGACAAACTATGCGACACCGGACATTCGAAGCCGGTGCGCGACAGCCGGTGCTAGCGCCGTGTTCGACAAGTCCACCGAGCTCGAAGCCTTCTTCGACTACTTGTCGAACTAG
- a CDS encoding SDR family oxidoreductase produces MDLQLSGKHVLITGGSRGIGLACAREFLREGAQVSLGGRSQAHLDTALAQLRSEGHASVRGYSADLADASAALAMLDAAEAGLGPVEVLVNSAGAARRTPFGELQPKAWHDAMQAKFFTYIHVMDPAIKRMGERGAGAIVNIIGMGGKVAAPTHLAGGAANAALMLATAGLAAAYGRLGVRVNAVNPAMTLTERMAEGLAADARLRQRSEEEVRRDAEARMPLGRIASPEDIANAVVFLSSPRAGYISGAIVSMDGAATPLVV; encoded by the coding sequence ATGGATCTTCAGCTGAGCGGCAAGCACGTCCTCATCACAGGCGGCAGCCGCGGCATCGGCCTGGCCTGCGCCCGTGAGTTCCTGCGCGAGGGCGCGCAGGTCAGCCTGGGCGGGCGCAGCCAGGCGCACCTGGACACGGCGCTCGCGCAGTTGCGCTCGGAAGGCCATGCCTCGGTGCGGGGCTACAGCGCGGACCTGGCCGACGCATCTGCGGCGCTCGCGATGCTGGATGCTGCCGAGGCCGGCCTCGGCCCCGTGGAGGTTCTGGTCAACTCCGCAGGAGCGGCGCGGCGCACGCCCTTCGGCGAGCTGCAGCCGAAGGCCTGGCACGACGCGATGCAGGCCAAGTTCTTCACCTACATCCATGTGATGGACCCGGCGATCAAGCGCATGGGCGAGCGCGGCGCGGGCGCGATCGTCAACATCATCGGCATGGGCGGCAAGGTCGCCGCGCCGACCCACCTGGCCGGCGGCGCGGCCAACGCGGCGCTGATGCTGGCCACCGCGGGCCTCGCCGCCGCCTACGGGCGCCTCGGGGTTCGCGTGAACGCGGTCAATCCCGCGATGACGCTGACCGAGCGCATGGCCGAGGGCCTGGCGGCCGACGCCCGCCTGCGCCAACGCAGCGAAGAGGAGGTGCGGCGCGATGCCGAGGCCCGCATGCCGCTCGGGCGCATCGCGAGCCCGGAAGACATCGCCAATGCGGTCGTGTTCCTGAGTTCGCCGCGCGCGGGCTACATCTCGGGCGCCATCGTCTCGATGGATGGAGCGGCGACACCGCTGGTGGTCTGA
- a CDS encoding CBS domain-containing protein — translation MKKVAEILKEKGDQAVHSIGPDASVYEAVALMAKKNIGALLVMDGERIVGMLSERDYARKVVLMARSSKDTRLSEIMTPTVIYVHPSQSSEECMAVMTENRVRHLPVLDDESRLVGLISIGDLVKGIISEQKFIIEQLQHYIAGEHA, via the coding sequence ATGAAGAAGGTGGCAGAAATCCTCAAGGAAAAAGGCGACCAGGCCGTGCACAGCATCGGGCCCGACGCCTCGGTCTACGAGGCAGTCGCGCTGATGGCGAAGAAGAACATCGGCGCGCTGCTGGTCATGGACGGCGAGCGCATCGTCGGCATGCTGAGCGAGCGCGACTACGCCCGCAAGGTCGTGCTGATGGCGCGCTCGTCCAAGGACACCCGCCTGAGCGAGATCATGACCCCCACCGTCATTTATGTGCACCCCTCGCAGAGCAGCGAGGAGTGCATGGCGGTGATGACCGAGAACCGCGTGCGCCACCTGCCGGTGCTCGACGACGAGAGCCGGCTGGTCGGGCTGATCTCGATCGGCGACCTGGTCAAGGGCATCATCTCGGAGCAGAAGTTCATCATCGAACAGCTTCAGCACTACATTGCCGGTGAGCACGCCTGA
- a CDS encoding class I fructose-bisphosphate aldolase, which yields MTTELRATVHELVHKGKGILAADESAPTIANRFKAIGVESTEENRRAWRGLVLATAGLGQYVSGVILYEETLGQRADGGEPLPELAARQGLVPGIKVDCGKGPLALAPGDEITYGLDGLAERLERYKQQGARFAKWRAVYNVSGLLPSRAAIEANAEALARYAAVCQSLDVVPIVEPEVLIDGGHAQARCAEVTLAVLHEVFAALNRHSVALEHMLLKPSMVVPGKAHTQQATPAEVAEQTLRVLRRAVPAAVPGINFLSGGQSPAEATANLDALNRLGPHPWQLSFSYGRALQDPAMQAWRGQSGNAALAQKALLQRARLNSAATLGDYSASMEDAT from the coding sequence ATGACCACCGAACTTCGAGCGACCGTGCACGAGCTCGTGCACAAGGGCAAGGGCATCCTGGCGGCCGACGAAAGCGCCCCGACCATCGCCAACCGCTTCAAAGCGATCGGCGTCGAGTCGACCGAAGAAAACCGGCGCGCCTGGCGCGGCCTGGTGCTGGCGACGGCGGGCCTCGGCCAGTACGTCAGCGGCGTCATCCTGTACGAAGAGACGCTCGGCCAGCGCGCCGACGGCGGCGAGCCGCTGCCGGAGCTGGCCGCGCGGCAGGGCCTCGTGCCGGGCATCAAGGTCGATTGCGGCAAGGGACCGCTGGCGCTGGCGCCGGGCGATGAGATCACGTACGGTCTGGACGGGCTCGCCGAGCGGCTCGAGCGCTACAAGCAGCAAGGCGCGCGCTTTGCGAAGTGGCGCGCGGTCTACAACGTCTCAGGCCTGCTCCCGAGCCGGGCCGCGATCGAGGCCAACGCAGAGGCGCTTGCGCGCTATGCGGCGGTCTGCCAGTCACTGGACGTGGTGCCGATCGTCGAGCCCGAGGTGCTGATCGATGGGGGCCACGCGCAGGCCCGCTGCGCAGAGGTCACCCTGGCGGTTCTTCATGAGGTGTTCGCTGCACTGAACCGACACAGTGTGGCGCTCGAGCACATGCTGCTGAAGCCGAGCATGGTGGTGCCCGGCAAAGCCCACACGCAGCAAGCCACACCGGCCGAGGTGGCCGAGCAGACCTTGCGGGTGCTGCGGCGTGCGGTGCCCGCAGCGGTGCCCGGCATCAACTTTCTCTCCGGCGGCCAGTCGCCCGCCGAGGCGACCGCCAACCTGGACGCGCTGAACCGGCTCGGGCCTCACCCCTGGCAACTGAGCTTTTCCTACGGACGTGCGCTGCAGGACCCAGCAATGCAGGCGTGGCGGGGACAGTCGGGCAATGCGGCGCTTGCGCAGAAGGCGCTGCTGCAGCGCGCCAGGCTGAACAGCGCGGCAACGCTCGGTGACTACAGCGCGTCGATGGAAGACGCCACCTAG